ATATTGCGCCTTGCTGAGCCGCCCGCCCGCCCGCAAATCCTGGGAAGGCACCATATACACGCTAAGGCCGGGAATTTTCGCGAATTGGCCGCGCAGGCGCGCGATCACCTCCTTGCTCGACGCACGCCGTTCGTCCGCCGGCTTCAAGGCGACGAACAGCCGGCCCTGATTCATCGAGGCGGTCAAGCTTTTCGCGCCGATGAACGAGCCGACATTGGCCACATCCGGATCAGCGAGCAGCGTTTCGGACGCGAGCCTTTGCAGCCGCTCCATCTCGGCGAAAGACACGTCGCCAGACGCCTCGGTGGTTCCATTGATCAGGCCGATATCGTCTTGGGGCAGCGTGCCCTTGGGGATCGTCTGGTAGAGACGCACCGTCCAGGCGATCGAGACGACCACGACAATAAGGGTGGCCCACGGATGATCGATCACCGGCCGCAGGCTGCGCGCATACAAATCGACGACCGTGTCGAGAGCGCCTTCGACGATCCGATCGAAGCGCGATGGCGGCTTCTCGCGATGCGCAGGCAAGCGCGCGCAGATCATCGGCGTCACTGTCAGGGAGATGACGGTTGAAATCGCAATCGCGAACGTCAGCGTCCAGGAGAATTCGCGCAGCAGCCGGCCCATCACGCCTTCCATGAAGAGCAGCGGTATAAAAACGGCGACGAGCGAGAGGCTGATCGAAAGGACGGTGAAGCCGATCTGCTTCGCGCCCACCAGCGCCGCTTCCATGCGGTTCAGACCGCGCTCGGCGTTGCTTTGGATGTTTTCGATCATGACGATAGCGTCGTCGACGACGAAGCCGACCGAGACCGTCAGGGCCATCAGCGATAGATTATCGAGCGAGAAACCGGCGGCCCACATCGCCGCGCAAGTGCCGACCAGAGACAGGGGCACGGTGACGCCGGCGGCGATGACCGGCGTCGAACGGCGCAGAAATACGTAGACGACCATCATCACCAGCAGGACGGAGATCGCCAGCGTGCGCTGAATGTCATGAATGCTGGCGCGAATCGTTTGCGTGCGGTCGGCGAGCACGTCGATCTTGATGCCGCTCGGTATCCATTCCTGAAGCCGCGGCAACAGCGCCTTAATCTGATCGACCGTTTCGATCACATTGGCGTTGGGCTGCTTGGTGACGATAAGCAGCACGGCGGGCTTGCCGTTGAACCAGCCGGCGGCGTTGCGGTTTTTGGCGCCGCGCTCGACCGTGGCGACGTCGCCGAGCTTGACCACCGCCCCGTTGCGCGATGCGATGACGATGTTGCGATAATCGTCAGGCGTCGACAGCTGATCGGTCGTGGCGAGCGTGATCTCCCTCGTATCGCCGCCGAGCGCCCCTACGGAGGAGTGGGCGTTGGCGGCGTTGAGCGCGTTGGCGACGGCGTCGACGCCGAGCCCCATGGCGGCGAGCCGCGCGCTGTCGACCTGGACGCGGATCGCTGGCTGCTCGGCGCCGGCGAGGCGCACCTCGCCGACGCCCGGAACCTGCGAAACGCGCTGCAGCATCACGGAGTCGACGGCGTCGAAAATGGCGCTCGTCGGCAAGGTGTCGGAGGTCATCGCCAGCACGAGAACGGGCATGCCGGATTGGCTTGCCTTTCGATAGGTCGGCATCGTTGGCAGATCGGTCGGCAGGTCGGTGAGCGCGGCGTTAAGCGCCGCCTGCACGTCGCGCGCCGCGGCGTCGATCGGCCGCGAGATGTCGAACTGGGCGATGATCTGAGTCGAACCGAGTGAATTGGTTGAAGTCAACTCATTCAGGCCGGAGATGGTGGACAGGCGACGTTCGAGCGGCGCCGCGACCGACGCCGCCATCGTCCCCGGATCAGCGCCCGGGCGCTGGGCGGAGATGCCGATGATCGGAAAATCCACCTCCGGCAGGCTCGCGACGGGCAGGAAAAAATAGGCGACGGCTCCCATCAGAAACAACGCGCCGGCAAGCAGCGTCGTCGCGACCGGCCGCTTGATGAAGGGCGCGGAGACGTTCACTCGGCTGCCTCGCGGGTTGGCGGCTTCGGCAGTTGGCCGATCGGTTCAAACTCCTCGGCGGCTGGCGGCTCGGCCGGCGGCGACAGCCGGACGCGCAGCCGCTCCACGGCGAGATAGATGACCGGCGTCGTGTAAAGCGTCAGCGCCTGCGAGAGCAGCAGGCCGCCGATGATCGCGACGCCCAGCGGAATGCGCAACTCGCTGCCCGGCCCATGCGAGAGCGCGAGCGGCAGCGCGCCGAAGAGCGCGGCAAGCGTCGTCATCATGATGGGACGGAAGCGCAGATGGCAGGCGCGCACGATCGCGTCACGCGCCGAGAGTCCCTCATCGCGCTCGGCGTCCAGCGCGAAGTCGATCATCATGATCGCGTTCTTCTTGACGATGCCCATCAGCAAAACGACGCCGATCAGCGCGACAATGGACATCTCGATGTGGAAGGCGAGCAGCGCGAGGAGCGCGCCAACGCCCGCCGACGGCAGGGTCGTCAGGACGGTGAAGGGATGAGCGAAGCTTTCGTAAAGAACGCCGAGCACGATATAGATCGACACGATCGCCGCGAGAATGAGCCAGGGTTGGCTCGCCAGCGACTTGTTGAATTCGGCGGCGTCGGCGCTGAATACGCCGACGATCGACGACGGCATGCCGACTGCGGCTTCCGCGTTGGCGATCATTTTCACCGCGTCGCCAAGCGAATAGCCCTCGGCAAGATCGAAACTGATTGTCGAGGCTGGAAACTGATCCTGATGCGCGACGGAAAGCGGCGCGGAGAGATTTTCCAGGCGCGCAAATGTCGCAAGCGGCGTCTGCGGTCCGCCGCCAAGCGGCGCGACATAGAGCTTCTCCAAAGCCGACGGGTCGCGCAGATATTGAGGCGCAGCTTCAAGAATGACGCGATATTGATTCGACTGCGTGTAAATCATCGAAATCTGCCGCTGCCCAAAGGCGTCGTTCAGCGCGTCGTCGACATTTTGCGCCGTAATGCCGAGCCGCCCCATTTTATCGCGGTCGATTCGCATGAGCGTGCGCAAACCGCCCTCCTGCGTTTCGGCGGCGACGTTACGCAAGCCTGGGGTCATGCGCAGTTGATCGAGCAATCGGCCGGACCATGTCAGCAATTCGCCGCCGTCAGCGGCGGTCAGCGTATATTGAAACTGGGACCGGCTTGGCCGCGTCGTAATCTGGATGTCTTGAACCGGCTGGACGTAAAGCGTGACGCCCGGCGTTTGTTCGGCCGCCGCCTTCAGACGGTCGGCGATCTTTTCGGCGTTCTCCCGGCGCTCGCCATGCGGACGCAGCATCACGGTGAGACGCGCGACATTGGTCGTCGCATTGAGCGGGCCGACGCCGAGCACCGATGTCACGCCGCTCACGTCCGGGTCGCGGCGAAACTCTTCGGCGATCTTCGCCTGCAGCGCCGTCATCTTGTCGAAGGACGCGTCCGACGAAGCTTCCATGACCGCCGACAGCACGCCGGTGTCCTGCCGCGGCAGGAAGCCTTTGGGAATGACGGCGTAGAGCGCGACGGTGAGCGCCAGAGTCGCGACGGTGAGCGCAAGCATGAATCTCTCGCGCTTGAGCGCCCAATCGAGCGAGACGTGATAAGCGCGATCGAGCGCCAGCGAAAGCGTCTCCCATCGCGATTGTCCCCGCGGCGGCGACATCCGCAGCAGCGCCGCACACAGCATTGGCGTCAGCGTTAGCGAGATCACTGCCGACACGACGACGGCGATCGTCAACGTCAGCGCGAATTCGCGGAACATCCGTCCGACGATGCCGGTCATGAACAGCAGCGGTATAAAGACGGCGATAAGCGAGACGGTGAGCGATACGACCGTGAAGCCGATTTGGCGTGCGCCGTCGAGCGCGGCCTGGCGCGGCGCTTTGCCTTCCTCGATATTGCGGACGATGTTCTCGATCATCACGATCGCGTCGTCGACGATGAAGCCGGTGCCGATGGTCAGCGCCATCAGCGACAGATTGTCGAGCGAGAAGCCCGCGGCCCACATGATCGCGAATGTGGCGATGATCGAGAGCGGCAGGCTGACGCCGGCGATGACCGTCGCCCGCCAACTGCGCAGGAACATCAACACGACGAGCACGACGAGCGCCGAGGCGATGACAAGCGTCAGCTGCACCTCGAAAATCGAGGCGCGGATCGTTACGGTGCGGTCGTTGACGATCTCCAGAGACATGCCGGCGGGAAGCGCCCGCTGAATCTGCGGCAGTTCGCTCTTGACCAGCTCGACGGTGTTGATGATGTTGGCGCCGGGCTGGCGCAACACGTCGAGAACGACCGTCTGCTCGCCATTGTGCCAGCCGCCGACGCGCGCGTTCTCCAGTCCGTCGATGACCTGAGCCACGTCGCGAAGCATCACCGGCGCACCGTTGCGCCAGGCGACGATGATGTCGTTATACTGACTCGCGTGCAGAATCTGGTCGTTGGCGTCCAGCATGTAAGACTGTCGCCTGCCGTCCAGCGAGCCCTTGGCGCCGGCGATGTTTGCCGCGGCGATGGCGAGGCGCAAATCCTCCATGCCGATGCGATTGGCCGCCAGGCGCGCAAGATCGGCCTGAATGCGCACGGCCGGCCGGACGCCGCCCTGCACCGACACGCGGCCGACTCCGGAGACCTGCGAGAGCTGCGGCGCGATCAGCGTATCGGCGCGATCGCTCAAATCGCGCAGCGTGGCGGTCTTTGAACGCAGCGTCAGCGTCAGGATTGGCGTGTCGGCGGGATTAACCTTGGCGTAAACGGGCGGATAGGGGAGATTGCGCGGCAGCGTCGAGGCCGCGGCGTTGATCGCCGCCTGAACGTCTTGCGCGGCCGCGTCGATGTTGCGGTCGAGATCGAATTGCAGCGTGATCTGCGAAAGCCCGAAAGAGCTCTGCGACGACATGCTGGTCAGCGACGGGATCTGGCCGAACTGCCGTTCGAGCGACGCCGTCACCAGCGACGCGATCGTATCGGGATTGCCGCCGGGGAGCTGCGTCGTCACCTGAATGGTCGGAAAATCCACCTGCGGAAGCGGCGAGACGGGAAGTCGCAAATACCCCATCATGCCGAACAGCAGCACGGCGAACGCCAAGAGCGACGTCGCCACCGGCCGGCGGATGAAGGGCGCAGATACGTTCATCTTTGCGTTCGATTGCCTCGCGTGCGTCGGGTCGGCGCTCCGCGCGCCGCGTTTGAACGCTGGTCTTCGCCGCTGGCGCCGACATCTTCGGCGCTTGCAGCCGAAGGCGCATTCATGATCTGAATTTTTGCGCCGTCCGTCAGCCGGGAGAAGCCGCTGGTGATGACGACCTCGCCGGGCTGAAGCCCCGAAGCGATGACGGCGATTTTCTCGTCCTGGCGACCCGTCGTCACCTCGCGCATTGTCGCGATATCGTCAGGGCCCGCCACATAGACGAAAGCCCCGTTCGGCCCACGCTGCACCGCTGGACTCGGGGTCACGATAACATTTTTCAGCGTGTCGAGCATCAGACGCACATTGACGAATTGGCCGGGCCAGAGCGACAGCGTTTGATTGGCGAAGGTGGCTTTGATACGCACCGTTCCCGTCTGCTGGTCGATCTGGTTATCGATGACGCTGAGCTCTCCGGTTTCGATCGGCGTCGCATTGTCCGGACCGAGCGCCGAGACCTTGGCCCTTCCCTGAGCCTGCGCCTTCTGCACCGCGGGCAGCGCCTGCTGAGGCAGGGTGAATACGACATAGATCGGCTTGAGTTGCGTGATGACGACGATGCCGGTCTGGTCCGAGGCATGCAGAATATTGCCGACGTCGACGAGGCGGATGCCGGCGCGCCCGTCGATCGGCGAGCGGATCGTCGCATAGTCGAGCGTCGTCTTGGCGTTGTCGATCGCCGCCTTGTCGGCCCGCACCAGCGCTTCGAGCTGAGCGACGGTCGCCTTCTGGGTGGCGTGCTGCTGCTTGGACGCAAAATTGCCGACGACAAGCCTTTCATAGCGGGCGAGATCGACGCGGGCGTTGGCGAGATTGGCCTCGTCCTGCGCCTTCTTGGCGACCGCCTGATCATATTGCGCCTGATAGAGCGCCGGATCGATTTCGGCCAATATGTCGCCCTTGCGGACGTCCTGCCCCTCGGTGAAGGTGAGGCGCAGCAGCCGCCCGTCGACCTGCGTGCGGATCGTCACCGTGTTGAGCGCCTGCACGGTGCCGACGGCGTCAATGGTCACGGGAACGTCCTCGAGACGCGTCTTCGCAGCCGTCACGGTGATGATACGGTCGCCGCGCGGACCGCCGGAACGCGCCGCGCCGGGACCCTGGTCCCTGACGCCGAATCCGGGAATCTTTCCGGCCTGATACGCCCAGCCCAGGGCGACGGCGATCGCGAGCGCGCCGATTGCGAGCAGCGCCCTTCGGCTGACGCGGGTCATGGCCATGGTCCCCTGTCGGCTTCATAGGCCGCGTTGGAGCGGGCGATCTCGATTTCGCGGGTCGTCGGCCCCCAGCCGCCGCCGAGCGCTTGATAGAGGCTCGTCGCCGCCTGAAAATGAGAGAGCCGCGCGATGGCGAGCTGCTCCTGCGTCTGGAAATAACTCGTCTGCGTCTGCGCCAGCGTCACGATGTCGATTGTCCCTTCCCGCAGAGTCATTTCCGCCGCCTCCAATGCGCGGCGGGCGGCCGTCACCGCGACGCTCAGGAACTTCATCTGGCGGTCCGTCTCGCGTATTGCAATCAGCGCGTTCTCGGTATCGGACAACGCCGTCAGAATTTGCTTGCGGTAAAGCGCCGCGAGTTCCGAGTAGCGGCCTTTCTGCAGGTCATATTGCCCCTGCAGATTCCATCCGTCGAACACCGGCTGCGTGATCGTCCCGGCGAGCTGTATGGCGATGGCGTCCGGCCGCAAAAGCAGCGTCGAGAGCAGCGCGCTCTGGAAGCCATAGAGGCTGGTCAAGGTTAGAGACGGGAAAAAGGCGGCCCGCGCCTGCAACACTGAAAATTCCTGCGACGCGAGTCGCGCTTCCGCCTCGGCCACGTCGGGGCGACGTAGCAGCACTTCCGACGGCAGACCCGGCGCAATCCGAGGAAAGCTCAACCGAGTCAGCGAACCGCCCCTGATGGTCATGCTTTCGGGCGTCTGTCCCAGCAGCACCGCAAGATTATTGCGGGTCTGGCGCAGGGTCTGTTCGAGCGGCGGAATGGTCGCCTGTTGCTGGGCAAGGATGGTTAGCTGTTGCGACGTGTCGAGCACGGTCGCCACGCCCACTTCGAGCCTTGCGTTGATGGCGTCCATGACCTGCTGGGCGATCGTGACGTTCTGGCGGGCGATGCGCAGACGATCCTGGGCCGTGAGCACCTGGAAATAGGCGTTCAGCACGGCGGCGACGGTCGAGATTTCGACGACGTCGCGGTCGAAGCGCGAGACGTTGGCGAGGATGCGCCCGGCCATGGACGCGTCCTCGTTCTTGCCCCAGAAGTCCACTTCATAGCTCGCGGTCAGGCCAAGCTGGAAAAAGCCGAAATTGCGCGCGCGGAACCCGGAGCTCGAGGTAGAGGTAGAGGTCGAACTCGAACTCGATGTGGTGGACGGATTAAATCCGCCGCTTGCGGAGCCGACGTTGATCGTCGTGCCGGGAGTCCGCGTCGTTCGGGCGATATCCGACATGGAGACCGACGGCCATTGCGCGGCGCTTGAAATGCGCGCTTGAGCGTCGGCTTGGGTGATGCGGGCGATCGCCGCCGCGAGGTCGAGGTTGTCGTCGAGCGCGCGCTCGACGAGCCCGGTCAGCTCCTTCGAGCCGAATTTGACGGCGAAATCCCGTCCCCCGGAAATCGGCGGCTGCGGATGCGGCTTCGCCTCTATGAACCGCGCCGGCGGCGGCGCCGAGAGATCGGGCTTGTCCCACTCAAGATCACAGCCGGCGAGCGCCGCCGCGAGCGTCGCGGCGGCCGCCAGCGCTGGTCGAAAAGAGCGAGACGGAGCGGGCGCGGTCAAGTAGCAGACGTCTCCAGAGGAACCGCGGGAACGGCCGCGAGCGTCCTCTTCCTTAAGCGCCGGCGAAGCCGCCGGGAAGGTCCGTCGCTCGTCTCTGCAACTCGCGAACTCGCTGTCGCTCGACCGAAGACCTGACGAGCGACGAGTTGCGGGCCTTTAAGCGGCGGCGGGGAGGCGCGCGATGGCCGTCAACGCGCGAAAAGCTGTGAATTCTAAGCTCGCGCGGCGCGCCGCGACGGTCAAGTTACCTATCGGTAAGGACCGTCCCCGCCGCGCGCTGGAGCGCGTCGCTATTCCGTTTGGGCTGGAGGGGCTGTCGTCTTGCCTTTCGCCGGTTTCGTCGCCTTGGCTGCAGGCTTCGCCGTCTCCTTGGCCGCTGGTTCGTGGGCGGCGGGTTTCGCCGCAGCAGGCTCCTTCGCGTCCGGCGCGGGCGCGGCCGGTTTGGCGGCAGGTTCGTGTCCAGCAGGTTTTGCGTCGGCCGCCGGCTTGGTCGGTCCGGAAACTTTCGTCCAGGTCTCGCTTTGGCAGAGGAAGGCGACGAGGCAGCCGGTCATCGTCAGCGACGTCGGCGAATCAAGCGCGATCTTGCCGATGTAGGTCTTGCCGCTCTCGGGATCATTGATCTCGCCCTCCCAGTGGTTGGGCGTCGTTTTGGCGGCGTCGCGCAAGACCTGCGGGGCCGGTGAGCCATCTGGCATCGCCTCGATCCCCTTGGCGCAAAGCTTGCCCGAGCAGTCGTAGAATTCCAGCTTGTCGTTCGGATGTCCTTCGCGAACCCAGACGCCGTAAACGGCGTCGACGGCGTACGCCGCCGTGGGGGCGCAGAGGGCGGTCGCCATCGCGATGCGTAGAAGTGCTTTTCTCATGACGCCGGACCTCTGTTCGGTTGCGATGAAGATGATTCGCTCAAAGTAGCGAAGGGCGGAACGCCGACTCCGTCAAGCCTCCCCCGCGTCCGTTGCTGGCGCGCGCGGCGGGCCAAGAAACGCCGGCACGATAATGAAGGCGGCGAGCAATGTGAAGAACAGCGCAATGGCGAGAAGCTGGCCCATGCTCGCCGTGCCGGGATGGCTCGACAGGATCAAGCTGCCAAAAGCGGTGCCCGTCGTTAGAGAACTGAAAAAGATGGCGCGAGTCAGGCTCGACGCCAACATGTCGACGACGCCCTTTCGCCAAGCGATCACATAATAGATGTGGAAGGCGACGCCGACGCCGAACATCAGCGGCAGCGCAATGATGTTGGCGAAATTAAGCGACATGCCGAGCAAGTCTGCGGCCTGAAGGCTCATGATGCCGGCGAGCACCAGCGGGCCCAGCGTCAAGGCGACGTCGAGGGGATTGCGCAGCGCCACCGCCAAGATGATGAAGATCGCGATAAAGGCGTAGAGTCCAGCTTCGAGAAACGCGCGCGTAATGGTTTTTTGCGCTTCCGACACGATCACCGGCGGACCGCTCGCGTCCGGCGCGATTGCTTGCATCGCTTGGGCGAATTCGGTCATGACGATACGGTCGTTGCTGTCGCCTTTGGGCGTCACCTCGACGCGCACCAGGCCGGTGTCGGAAATCCAGTCGCGACGCAAATCCTCGGGCAGCGTGTCGATCGTCACGCGCTGCGCTTGCAGCGCCTGACGGATCTCGCCGAGCATCTTGTCGAAGCCGCCGAACACCGCCTGGCGCGCCATGGCGCGCGTCTCCGGGCTCGCCTTGGCGAGAGCGTCGAGGTCGTCGGCGAAGCGCGTCACGGCGGGGATGGGCTTCTTCGCCGTCGCGCGGCGCAGCGCCTTGGCGGCGTTCGTCAGCGCCTTGATGGTCTGGGCGTCGCTTGGCGGCGATTTCATCTTGGGATTCAGCACGCCGCGCAATTGCGAAACCGCCATGTCGACGAGGGCGAGCTTGTCGTCCTGATCCTTGGGGACCAAGGAGTCGATCGAGTCGACGTGATCGACTTCAGGCAGCGCCTCGATTTTCTTTTCCATCTCGCGCGCGGCTTCGAGCGACGGCGCGAGCACCTCGATCTTGTTCGGCGCCGTCTTAGGGTCCTTGGAGAGATCGAGGAAAGTCGCGACCGATTCGACCTTCTGATCGCGCAGATTCATCGGATTGGAGTCGAAGGTCAGATGCATCAGCGCCGGCATGCCGGCGAGCACGACGATCGCCGTGGCGATCAGCACGAAGGCCCGGTGATGCGCGATCCAGTGGTCCACGGCGGCGAGCGACGTGGTCGCGATCGGCACATGCTCCGCGCGCGGGCGCAGCAATTTGATCGCCGCCGGCAGGAACGTGAGAGTCGCGACGTAGGCGACAATCATGCCGACGCCCGCAATGAGTCCAAGTTCGGACACGCCGCTGAACGAGGTCGGCAGAAAGCAGAAAAAGCCCGCGAGCAGCGACACCGCAGCGAGCGTGAGCGAGCTGCCGATGCCCCGGGTCGCGGAAAGCAGAGAGCGTTCGAGATCGTTGTCGTTGTGCCGTTCTTCGCGATAGCGGGTCGCGAACTGAATGCCGAAGTCGACTCCAAGCCCGATGAACAGCGCGGCGAAGGCGACCGAGATCAGGTTGAAGCGGCCGATCATCAAGATCCCAAGTCCCGACGTGATCGCGAGACCTGCGAGCAGGGTGGCGAGGACCGCGAGAATCAGCTTTGGCGAACGCAGCGCGGCGAACAGAATGAGCGTCACCACGGCGAGCGTGCCAGCGGTGTTGAGAGTCATGTTTTCCGAGATGGTGGCGAATTCGTCGTCCGCGAGCGGCACCTGACCCGTCAGGCGCAGCTTGACCCCGTGTGCTTCGTCGAGATGCAGGTCGGCCGCCGTCTTTCGCACCAGCTGGATCGCGTCGGCGCCCGGCTGAAGGTCGGAATAGTCGACGACCGGCTTGGCGATTACGATGCGTCGCTTGTCCATTTCAGGCGCGGCGGGCGCGCTTCCCCCCGACGCCAGCAGCTTGCCCCAGTCGACCTCCGCCTGTTTTCCGGCGAGCGCCCGTTCGATCCCGGCGGAAAACTCCTCGACGCCGCCGATGTACAGTTTCATGGCGCGTTCGCTGCCGGACGCGGACTTGAAGTTGCCGACGAGCACGCTCGACAGGCCGCGCAAACTTGGATCTTCGGCGAGCGGTTCGAGCACGTCGCGCTGGCCGATCATCACGCCGACATGTTTTTCGATGTCGGCGACCGGCAGGAACAGCAGGCCGTTCTTGCGGAAATATTCGTGCTCGTCCGGGCGCCATACGCGCGACAGGAGGGGCTGGCCCTGCAGGGCCGCGTTGAGACGTTTCGCGGCGTCGTCGGCCTCTTCGCTGGTCTTGCCGTCGATGACGACGACGATGACGTCGAGGAGGTCCGGGAAGGCTTTGTAGAGCGCCGCTTCATTCTTGCGCCAGGGGATATCTGGCGAGAAGAGATTTCCGG
This window of the Methylocystis hirsuta genome carries:
- a CDS encoding efflux RND transporter permease subunit → MNVSAPFIRRPVATSLLAFAVLLFGMMGYLRLPVSPLPQVDFPTIQVTTQLPGGNPDTIASLVTASLERQFGQIPSLTSMSSQSSFGLSQITLQFDLDRNIDAAAQDVQAAINAAASTLPRNLPYPPVYAKVNPADTPILTLTLRSKTATLRDLSDRADTLIAPQLSQVSGVGRVSVQGGVRPAVRIQADLARLAANRIGMEDLRLAIAAANIAGAKGSLDGRRQSYMLDANDQILHASQYNDIIVAWRNGAPVMLRDVAQVIDGLENARVGGWHNGEQTVVLDVLRQPGANIINTVELVKSELPQIQRALPAGMSLEIVNDRTVTIRASIFEVQLTLVIASALVVLVVLMFLRSWRATVIAGVSLPLSIIATFAIMWAAGFSLDNLSLMALTIGTGFIVDDAIVMIENIVRNIEEGKAPRQAALDGARQIGFTVVSLTVSLIAVFIPLLFMTGIVGRMFREFALTLTIAVVVSAVISLTLTPMLCAALLRMSPPRGQSRWETLSLALDRAYHVSLDWALKRERFMLALTVATLALTVALYAVIPKGFLPRQDTGVLSAVMEASSDASFDKMTALQAKIAEEFRRDPDVSGVTSVLGVGPLNATTNVARLTVMLRPHGERRENAEKIADRLKAAAEQTPGVTLYVQPVQDIQITTRPSRSQFQYTLTAADGGELLTWSGRLLDQLRMTPGLRNVAAETQEGGLRTLMRIDRDKMGRLGITAQNVDDALNDAFGQRQISMIYTQSNQYRVILEAAPQYLRDPSALEKLYVAPLGGGPQTPLATFARLENLSAPLSVAHQDQFPASTISFDLAEGYSLGDAVKMIANAEAAVGMPSSIVGVFSADAAEFNKSLASQPWLILAAIVSIYIVLGVLYESFAHPFTVLTTLPSAGVGALLALLAFHIEMSIVALIGVVLLMGIVKKNAIMMIDFALDAERDEGLSARDAIVRACHLRFRPIMMTTLAALFGALPLALSHGPGSELRIPLGVAIIGGLLLSQALTLYTTPVIYLAVERLRVRLSPPAEPPAAEEFEPIGQLPKPPTREAAE
- a CDS encoding DUF2147 domain-containing protein yields the protein MRKALLRIAMATALCAPTAAYAVDAVYGVWVREGHPNDKLEFYDCSGKLCAKGIEAMPDGSPAPQVLRDAAKTTPNHWEGEINDPESGKTYIGKIALDSPTSLTMTGCLVAFLCQSETWTKVSGPTKPAADAKPAGHEPAAKPAAPAPDAKEPAAAKPAAHEPAAKETAKPAAKATKPAKGKTTAPPAQTE
- a CDS encoding efflux RND transporter periplasmic adaptor subunit — translated: MTRVSRRALLAIGALAIAVALGWAYQAGKIPGFGVRDQGPGAARSGGPRGDRIITVTAAKTRLEDVPVTIDAVGTVQALNTVTIRTQVDGRLLRLTFTEGQDVRKGDILAEIDPALYQAQYDQAVAKKAQDEANLANARVDLARYERLVVGNFASKQQHATQKATVAQLEALVRADKAAIDNAKTTLDYATIRSPIDGRAGIRLVDVGNILHASDQTGIVVITQLKPIYVVFTLPQQALPAVQKAQAQGRAKVSALGPDNATPIETGELSVIDNQIDQQTGTVRIKATFANQTLSLWPGQFVNVRLMLDTLKNVIVTPSPAVQRGPNGAFVYVAGPDDIATMREVTTGRQDEKIAVIASGLQPGEVVITSGFSRLTDGAKIQIMNAPSAASAEDVGASGEDQRSNAARGAPTRRTRGNRTQR
- a CDS encoding efflux RND transporter permease subunit, giving the protein MNVSAPFIKRPVATTLLAGALFLMGAVAYFFLPVASLPEVDFPIIGISAQRPGADPGTMAASVAAPLERRLSTISGLNELTSTNSLGSTQIIAQFDISRPIDAAARDVQAALNAALTDLPTDLPTMPTYRKASQSGMPVLVLAMTSDTLPTSAIFDAVDSVMLQRVSQVPGVGEVRLAGAEQPAIRVQVDSARLAAMGLGVDAVANALNAANAHSSVGALGGDTREITLATTDQLSTPDDYRNIVIASRNGAVVKLGDVATVERGAKNRNAAGWFNGKPAVLLIVTKQPNANVIETVDQIKALLPRLQEWIPSGIKIDVLADRTQTIRASIHDIQRTLAISVLLVMMVVYVFLRRSTPVIAAGVTVPLSLVGTCAAMWAAGFSLDNLSLMALTVSVGFVVDDAIVMIENIQSNAERGLNRMEAALVGAKQIGFTVLSISLSLVAVFIPLLFMEGVMGRLLREFSWTLTFAIAISTVISLTVTPMICARLPAHREKPPSRFDRIVEGALDTVVDLYARSLRPVIDHPWATLIVVVVSIAWTVRLYQTIPKGTLPQDDIGLINGTTEASGDVSFAEMERLQRLASETLLADPDVANVGSFIGAKSLTASMNQGRLFVALKPADERRASSKEVIARLRGQFAKIPGLSVYMVPSQDLRAGGRLSKAQYQFTLSSPSVEILEEWRDKVLARLKQAPELVDVTTDQERGGLRAKIVIDRNAASRMNVQIAAIDAALNSAFGQRQDAIIYTQRNQYRVIYETPPERQRDIRDLAGVYVTSTTGAQIPLTALAHIERSSTPLVVNHQGVVPATTISYNVAPGYSLDATVAAIETAIAELNPPGGLRAEFAGDVADFRKVAAGMAALIIAALLSVYIILGILYESLIHPITIISTLPSAGLGALLSLELFGVEFTIIAFIGILLLIGIVKKNGIMLVDFALQAERDGGMSVHDAALAAARERFRPILMTTLAAIFGALPLAFATGIGAELRRPLGITIVGGLLLSQALTLYTTPVIYLLMSRLRRKKPATPAQQRITPLKVHGA
- a CDS encoding MMPL family transporter, with translation MLEKLVAFCLRWPWTVVLLTLCLTAGGVYVTAERFAIDTETGNLFSPDIPWRKNEAALYKAFPDLLDVIVVVIDGKTSEEADDAAKRLNAALQGQPLLSRVWRPDEHEYFRKNGLLFLPVADIEKHVGVMIGQRDVLEPLAEDPSLRGLSSVLVGNFKSASGSERAMKLYIGGVEEFSAGIERALAGKQAEVDWGKLLASGGSAPAAPEMDKRRIVIAKPVVDYSDLQPGADAIQLVRKTAADLHLDEAHGVKLRLTGQVPLADDEFATISENMTLNTAGTLAVVTLILFAALRSPKLILAVLATLLAGLAITSGLGILMIGRFNLISVAFAALFIGLGVDFGIQFATRYREERHNDNDLERSLLSATRGIGSSLTLAAVSLLAGFFCFLPTSFSGVSELGLIAGVGMIVAYVATLTFLPAAIKLLRPRAEHVPIATTSLAAVDHWIAHHRAFVLIATAIVVLAGMPALMHLTFDSNPMNLRDQKVESVATFLDLSKDPKTAPNKIEVLAPSLEAAREMEKKIEALPEVDHVDSIDSLVPKDQDDKLALVDMAVSQLRGVLNPKMKSPPSDAQTIKALTNAAKALRRATAKKPIPAVTRFADDLDALAKASPETRAMARQAVFGGFDKMLGEIRQALQAQRVTIDTLPEDLRRDWISDTGLVRVEVTPKGDSNDRIVMTEFAQAMQAIAPDASGPPVIVSEAQKTITRAFLEAGLYAFIAIFIILAVALRNPLDVALTLGPLVLAGIMSLQAADLLGMSLNFANIIALPLMFGVGVAFHIYYVIAWRKGVVDMLASSLTRAIFFSSLTTGTAFGSLILSSHPGTASMGQLLAIALFFTLLAAFIIVPAFLGPPRAPATDAGEA
- a CDS encoding efflux transporter outer membrane subunit, producing the protein MTAPAPSRSFRPALAAAATLAAALAGCDLEWDKPDLSAPPPARFIEAKPHPQPPISGGRDFAVKFGSKELTGLVERALDDNLDLAAAIARITQADAQARISSAAQWPSVSMSDIARTTRTPGTTINVGSASGGFNPSTTSSSSSTSTSTSSSGFRARNFGFFQLGLTASYEVDFWGKNEDASMAGRILANVSRFDRDVVEISTVAAVLNAYFQVLTAQDRLRIARQNVTIAQQVMDAINARLEVGVATVLDTSQQLTILAQQQATIPPLEQTLRQTRNNLAVLLGQTPESMTIRGGSLTRLSFPRIAPGLPSEVLLRRPDVAEAEARLASQEFSVLQARAAFFPSLTLTSLYGFQSALLSTLLLRPDAIAIQLAGTITQPVFDGWNLQGQYDLQKGRYSELAALYRKQILTALSDTENALIAIRETDRQMKFLSVAVTAARRALEAAEMTLREGTIDIVTLAQTQTSYFQTQEQLAIARLSHFQAATSLYQALGGGWGPTTREIEIARSNAAYEADRGPWP